The Solanum pennellii chromosome 4, SPENNV200 genomic interval agcttaacgctccaaatccatatcatggctccaatggtattactgttggcaacggtgagtcccttaatatttctcacactggcacgggtaccattaaaacccccaccgctatctttcacctaggtaaccttacccacgtcccttctattaaatccaatctcctttcagttcaccaattcacaaaagacaataattgctcactcttgttcacctctaatgattttcagatcctagacaatactaccaagagggtgatttttcagggcccctgtgagcatggtctgtacgttcttcctggcacaagttcgtctgcccacccagtttcagaaagcgttcctgtggctccggtggctctttcggctgatggccacagtctgttgtggcacagtcgtctgggtcacccgtctactcaaataataaattctttaatgtctcaattaggtttttcttccattcatgtaaacaattgtgactcctgttcaattgctaaatctcataaattaccttttactttatctgagaagcgtacaactgcaccttttcaacttattcattctgacctatggggtcctactgctgttccttcatttgctggttttcgctattatatttgttttgtggatgattttacaaaatacacttggttgtacccactaaaacacaaatcacaggcatacaccacctttgtcacttttgaaaaaatggtcaaaacacaattcaattctcatgttaaactttttcgaagtgacaatggaaaggaatatgtcaataacatctttggccagtttctgcaatccctgggaattatacatcaaacctcctgtccatacactcccgaacagaatggggtggctgagcgtaagcatcgccatctcattgaaacggtggttactcttctacatcaatctcatctccctgtctccttttgggtagaagctctagccaccgcaaactacctcattaacagaatgcccagtcacactctctccaacaaatcaccctatcaactcctttaccaagaacttcccaattataccaacctccgcgtctttgggtgtcttgcctacccttggctacgccctcatattactcacaaattacaaccccgatcccgtccttgtatttttttgggctatcatcctacctccaagggttatcgctgtcttgacccacaaactcataaagtctacatatctcgtcatgtcaaatttgtcgaaaatgagtttccctacgagtctatttcctcctccacaaatacatcattcattggcgtccttcccctttttccaacatactcacagggtccctcaccaccttcccccacacctccacccactacccaaccacccctcatcaccccttcgaccgtcacccacaatacacccgcaaccaccacccacactcacaaccaacccgaaccaccccatacccacaacatctccagcccgatccgttttgggtccttcccggccacccccgaatcaccaccgcccgtgccaccccccaatactcatcccatgttaacccgtggcaaagccggtatctttaaacccaaaacctttcaggctaccatactaccaaatacaccccttcccgatagtgaaccaacaacctactctgttgcctcaaaaaatgcttattggcgtcatgctatggatgacgagtttaaggctttgactgatcagaaaacttgggttcttgtacctaagccccatgggcggcacccagtgggctgtaaatgggtgtacaaaattaaacacaatgcggatggcagtatttccaggtacaaggctcgtttggttgctaaaggctacaatcaggagtatgggcttgattactccgagacattcagtcctgttattcggcaggaaaccattcgcctggtactgtcactcgccgtgcgcaacaattggctcatcaatcagttggatgtttccaatgcttttcttcatggcatgcttgatgaaactatctacatgacgcaaccaccgggctatgttgatccccgcttccctcaacatgtttgcaaactccagaagtctctgtatgggctcaagcaagccccccgtgcttggtacacacgtctgaaaacgttcctccagggactcggcttcacgtgttgcgtacacgacacgagtctgtttactcgacattcagcacacggtacagtcattcttcttgtctatgtagatgatatcattattacaggctctactgcagctctcattcaggatgtcactcgagctatgcatactaccttcaaaatgaaggaccttggcccgttacattattttctgggaatggaggtttctcggacaggcagcggcttgtttcttcatcagtcaaaatatgctcgagatctgttgcagaaagctggactggaaaaatgcaccagtcaaccaacaccgatggcagtctcttcgtctacgaatggagccgacaccccctttgccgatatcacccacttccgcagcctcattggggctctacagtatctggccattacccgtcctgacatccagtttgctgtcaaccgagttgctcagcgcatgcatcaaccaagtgaacatgattaccattgtctaaaacgcattctcaggtacatttttggcactcttggtcgtggtttactcattcgacccggggacttggagcttcggggtttctcagattcagattgggcgaatgataaaaatgacagaaaatctacatcggggtttctcgtttttttggggccgaacctgatctcctggtgtacaaaaaaacaacccaaggtctctcggtcctcgactgaagctgaataccgcgcccttgctcttcttgctgctgagaccatgtgggtcacatatattcttcgcgaactccgcgccactcacactgttcctgctctctattgtgacaacaaatcaaccatctgtgtggccaagaattccgtcctacacaccagaatgaagcatgttgataccgattgtctctttgttcgcgatgaagttcaggccggcaccatgactgtgcagtatgtacccactgaagaacaaccggctgatattctcaccaagcctctcccgagccgacagcacgattacctcagttccaagcttccgttcgcttccgctcagctcagcttgaggggggataataacagatagtattaaataaatagtataaaataatattagtatttactgtgtactaatcctagtcctattaggattagtactccttaattctagtcctattaggattagtactccttcctatatctcctatatatatctcccatgtattcccttaacacttgaatacaatcaatattccttcaatcttaattattattaccATTTATTGCACTTATGATTAACTAAGATAAAAAGTATGTGCTAATTGAGTAATAAACTCCATATCAACAATAAATACAAGTTTTTATCTTTGTCTATCTTTTCAATTTCTATTACATTGGGAGGACATTGAAAATAACTTATTATTATCGTGTGAGAGATTCTCATATATTTCACTACACTCTAAGCCTTAATTTTTCTTACTTtgctcatttttatttatttaatatttgatttaacaCATTTCGCaaagttatattaaaaaataattaataaaaataaataaaacaaatgaagtaataacaaatttgagttacaaaatcataaaatGTTAAGATAATTTTTCAATGTTATTCATCGAGTCAAATGATCAATAATAGCAAAATAAAGTATATTTAATCTAATTTCATTAGTAATGTATATCAAATCTTTTAGAAAAAGATCAAAaagttatttgttaaaaaagtCAATAATACCAACAACAATTATAATGCCTTAACTACAAATAACTTACGAATCTAATCATTGGCAAAAAATGTtgtgcaaaaataaaattatactttttttgttcacttttatttatttattaatttaataatttaaaatgtacaaataaaaataaacgagATCGAATTAATCATGTAATTAATGAGTTTGTAGCTGGAGTATAATTAGATGGATGTAACACTTTCATCAAATGAACATGAATATCAACATGACtgcatttaatataaatattaaaaagaggGACACatctaatattatttatgtaatgTTTGGTGTCACAACCTACTGGCTTTTATGTGACTTATTAACTACcccatatatatttctttttaaaaaattcaaaatatttcttgagtactttattttatttttgtaaaagaaattttaattttttttatttgtcttcaTTAATAATGGTTGATCTAGGTGATTTTTTTGCTTGTTTTATTAGTTAACAAACTTCCCTGATATCCGTGAATTTGACACGTAAATAGTGACGTGCCTTTATTATAATATAGAGACTTTCCATATATAAATTGCCAATTCATTATAGCTTCCATGTTACTTGTTACAGATATCAtattatactatatattatatttattttataatatataaattcgAATGAACATGAATCCAAATCGTTATAACTCGAACTAATGTCACCATCGATCATTGTTCTGTTTAACTTGTGGCCTTCATGTTTATTCTCTgacaaaaataacatatagtatcaaaataatattagagGTAAAATAATATGACAATATAACACACTTCTATCTGTtactaataattaattcatcTGTACGATATTAAATTAGATTGGAATTGAACTCAGGTCTCATAGGTGGTTTATTTAGTTTGTACCAGTTACACAATAACTTTCTACGCTGCTCATGTGTATTCTGTTAATTACATCTTAATTTTTGTTAGTTTGTCAAGATAGATTATAcacatgatttttttcaaagttaataAGTTCACGTACATCCACGTATAAAGGTGAATCCACATTtgctttcattttatttgaaatattctaATTTAATCATATCCCTTTTTacactttttaataaaaaaatttatatttcaaacGAGTCTATGATAGTTTTACGAGAAATAatactaaatattttatcattattagaaataaaatagattatcataacattaattattaaatatgcaTGTAGCTTTGATCAATTATTTACTTGTCTTATCTCACGTGGAACTTATCTCTTGAGAAATTATAGAATTTGACTAATGTCTTGACGAGGTCCTAAGggaagattgaaaaaaaaaataaacataacacGTGTGTCTAGACAATCATGTTCTAAAGTATTTAATttgtattgaaaaaaaaatcttatcatTAACTGTCTAAGTTCATGTAGTCAATTATCAATGcacatataataattaattttcctaatttcatatttttgaaaattaatgatTCTTTTGAAAGTTCGTATCAAACATTTTCCTATCTCTCCCCTCAAGAGCTTCCGCTTTTgctattttaataatttgaacTTATAAATTATAGATTAAAAATACGAGGTACTTAccatttaaataactttttttattatttcgaaTATTCGCGATAATTCAACGTGAAAAATAAGATTATGGTTTGTTTGGTTTCATGTGACATGTCCTACGAATAAAGAAATTTGATGGCTATATAACCATAAATTTGCCTAATGATTACATTGCAATTGAGGTGATCTGCCGGCTTCTTATaacaacatatatatagtaGTCAAGATCTGGTATgccaaatgaaataaataaaaatatttaaaattgttttatttctttttctttttaatttgaaatagtaattctatcattttttagagaaataaatatttcaaaataaattaataccTCCGACTAAATATGTActgaaattattttcaaattttatttcaaaattattatctcAAAACAACCGGAGCGTGTATTATTATTCGAAAATATAATGTCTATGGCATATGAGcgacttcaaatttttaaaagaaattactaAAAGGAACATTTTTACTACAAAAATTCCACTCAATAGCCAAATAAAAACGTTGCTTTTAAGTTGAGGAAAATTAACTACATGTTCTAGTTGTATAAATACAGAATTTACATAATTTAGCTTATAATTGTATAGAGTCAGAATTATTGTAATTGTATAGATTCCAAATTTATATATGCGTAACTAGCTTGTATATAATTATCCTATTTATacatttgatttttatataacttatgaatttttttctaaatgaaGAATTTGTATATACTTAGTATTTTGTATATTGGCAAGCGAGTTACACAAAGCAAATGAAACTACAGTGATACAACGTAATTAGGCAAACTGTGAAAAAAGGCTTATTAAATGTAATTTCTttgttatttatgaaatttcctCATGTGGAAAAAAATAGTAGTTAAAGTTAgatttaaagaatttaaaatcgTGTTTAAGATAACACTACATTGTAAAGTGTATGTATCATGTATCTACGCAATGGAGTGGTTCGGGCGGGGTGAGCTTAACCCGTAAAGCTTTTAACCCTCCCTGCTTCGTTCcgcataataattttttttttcatttttaactcGCCTAACCTCATCCCACATAACATTTTGAGGAAGAACTACATAATTAGATACACTTTAATAGATGacgacttaaaattttattttctagagCGCATAACCATATTAGTTTTGACTGCACCGATTTCATGTATTATTTTAGTAATcttaaaacatgtaaaaagttaaaatcaaatttaaatccACATAGATCCGCAACCCGCCtcacattaatttttaaaaattctactGGGCTATTTGGTACTTAATGTTTGAAAGTTACTCAAATTAGTTTCAGTATGTTAAGGCTCATGGTAGCAAACAGGCCTAAGTTGTTAGCTCAGAAGAATTGCTAACTTATAGtactttttgtataatttttttttatatttatatttaaaatcttaaaagttgaactaagataatttaattttactttaaaagtTTAGTCAAATTATCTCTTACAAAGTAAAGTGTAATAAGTAAAAGTGAATCGAGGAGTGATAAGACTCTCATTTACACAATATTGTGAACCAATGTTTACATGTTCATGGCCCAAGATGTTTAACATGATCGCCAATTCAAGGTTCTTAGCCCAACTTTGTCCAATAATTAGTTGGGCTGAGATGAATTTGGTCAAAAATGGGCTAAGTAAAGGATTATAGGGGTAGCCTTCCCAATCtcttatcaaattttaataaaaaaaattatttataattgcacataataaataaattcttttgattataacataacaaataaagatacaaaatttattttaaatatttaaacaagTCGTAATTGTTTcgcaaaaagaaaaacatctaAAAGAcatatcacaaaaatatttatgagcTAAAATATACGGAAAAAGTTGAGAAAACCACTTAATTTATGTAAATAGGCCCATAAATGCCCAAAAATCAGTCTAAATATGGTGATACTGTATGTATTGTTCCCCCAATTCGCTACGGAGGATTCCGTAAAGGTATTGCAGAAAAATCATCCGAAACCaaatcacaaaaatattcatGGGTTAATATTTACAACAGACTGAAAATGGCCTAATTTTCGTAAATTGACCGCtaaaaaccaaaaaatcatTCTAAAAATGGTGAGACTGTACCTACGGCTCCCCAGCTCCCTATTAAAGAGTTCCGTAAAAATTTTGCAAATAAATCTTCTGGAAGCCATACCACCAAACTATTCATGTGCTAACACACACGGAATATTGAGAATAATTCCTATTAATTGGCCCCTGAATGCCCAATAATCACTATAAAAATGGTGAAATTGTACTTGTTGCTTTTTCAACTCTCTACAAAGAGTTCCATAAAGATATCACAAAAAAATCACTACTTTTCCATCGAAGATTTAGACCAAAGTTACTGAATTTTGTCAAACCATAGATCCGCCCGTGGCCACACGAGGTACAAAAACATCAGAAAGAAGAAATTGACTAGGGGTATTAgactaagaaaaagaaaacacaattatattgatgatcattTCAGATATGACAAGACTTTACAAGAAAATCACCACTGTTTGTTTCTCTCAAAAATCCTCAAACAAATTCTTACAGGTTGCACAAACATAATTGAAACAAGACATCTTTTACCCCAAATGATGTTTCTTGTTTTCAATGTACAGTCATTTCTTACCAATCTAAAATAATCTCTTCTGCTAAAACTCGAAGAACACAAAATGAGTTAGGAGCTAAAATCCTATACAACTCcagaaaaaagtaaaagtaaatttTCACTATATCTTCTGTCCAAGTATGCAAAACACATTTTGCAGTCAATTGGGGTAAATAGAATCGTCTGATCATAGTAAAACAACGCAAACATCTGTCCCGAAAAAGAATCTACAGATCCAACTTTGACCGTCCTGTTTACATGAAATCGGTTCTTTACTTGGGAAAAAATTAAGAGATGGAACATGTTCTTTACAATAAAGAGTGTATGTGTAGTAGCTAAGGAGCAGTACCATTTGGTCCCATATTGTTCATGGATGAAGTTGAATCAAATCCCATTTGAAGAAGGCTTTGAAGCTCATTGTCCCATACATTCTGCATCGAAAAAAAATAGGACTTCACTTTTTTACCATTTTTGGAAGATGAGTAGAATGTGAAACAAGGATGCAATGCCGTAGCAACGTACATCGAAGGTTGTTCCGTTATATAAACTATTATACTAAATGTATAGGTCAAAGTTTATTTTTCATACTAATCTTGAACGCCCGAACAAAGTTCCCGTCTTTGCCACCGCAAGGATGAGAGATGGAAAATACTCTTGCTCTCGGTATTAACACTAAACCAATAATACATATGCGTGCTCTTTAACTTGTCATTAGTTAATATTTATGCACTCCAACTTTAGATGTGCACGCATAGATACTTAAACTTGTACGAAGTTGAAAAAGTACACATGCATCATACATTGCTTAATACATATAAGTTCAAGTGTATCTCAAGTGAATTGCATTGTAGGACGCGTGTATCTACtagttcaactttatacaagtttaagtgtctacatgtgcacacccaaagtggGAGCACATAAATGTCAACTGAAACCAAGTTAAGCAGCACATTTACTATATGAGTcacatatcaaacaaaaatttgCATATTACCTAACTATGGTTTAGTGTTAACAGCGTATATGTTGAGTCAGGTCTTGCATTTATTTACTTGGCGTGAACATCGCGCGCACATAAGTTTTTTTCCTATGAGAGAACTTTGGTTATACCTGAGGCAAGGGATGGAAGGGTGGTGTCGTTGCGGGGATACCAGCAAAACTTCCATGAGAAATTCCAGGAAAAGGAAGAGAGGAACTTAGCCCTGGACCAAGACCAAGAAGAGctgcattgctagtttgctgATGGAGCATCTGCATTTTAGGGTATGCAGGTGAATTTTCAACCTCATAgttgaatattgaatatagATGATCACATAGTGAACTTACCTCTTTTGATAAAATACGATCAATATCGAAGTTCAGTTCCGGATTTACAGTAGCGAGTTTCATTGACAGGAACTGCAACATCGAATCAGATCAAATTTGGAATCAGTTTAATCAGTTCTTGAAAGCATGGAACACTTATTCTAACACAGGATGATCAAAAACACTAATTCTAACACAGGATGATAAAAACGCTAGTTCTAACACAGGAAAAGAATACTTTTCCCTACATTAGACCGGTACAATGAACATATCCTTGAGTAAAAATTAATACTCATTTATCACTGACATTTTCTGACTTGGATCCCTCTTATGTTAATTTGTTAGGCCAAGCTTACATTTCTCAAAACGAACCATGATCTCGCAAGATTCTTCATCAGAAGAAAAAAGCTCATGCTAACAAAATAAGTTTAACAAGCACCATTGGATTAATCCTACATGATATAGTTATTATGTCTATCTAAAATTGTGTTTCAATAGTAAATCAAAACTTGATCTCATCAGGCacagaaaacacaaaaatatgagCCAGAGGCTATCATGTTTACCTCAACCTGCTGTTGCAGCGATTGGACGTAGTTGATAATCTCATCAAGCATCACAGCTTTTCCAGTTATctgttgaaaataaaattatcaatgtTAACCATAGAACACAAATAACCAAAAAGTTTAAGCAACAATAAAACTAGTAACTACCTTATTGCAGCCCGGAACTAATTCTTGAAGCAATCTCATCCTCTCACTGATCCTTTCTCTCCTCACCTGCCAGCCAAAATGACTTTTAAGATTCATTCAATATGTCAAGAAAAGATAAACAACTTAAATTGATTACGACATTATCCTTTAAGGCCAGTAGTAGACTATGAGTTACCCTTTCTGCAAGGCTGTGGCTGTTTGTGGCTTGCCCTCTTTTAGCCCTAACATGAACATAATTATCCTTAGGAGGTTCTCCACCATCAGAGTCATCCTTAACTTGTTTCCCAGCTTGTTTGTTCCTTAAGTTAGAGCTAACATTTTGGTCTGTTTTGTGTCTTTTTCCACCATCTTGTTCTTTTGAACAGTCTGAACTATCTCTTGATGGAGCCTTCTGCAGCTCTCCTTCAACATTCTACATTGAAGAAAGCACAAAAACTAAATGGACATCTTCTAGCAGTAACACTGATGATTGAAAAGActtaaaaacaacaataattaaccagtgtaatcccacagaGTGAAGTGTGCGGACGGTAGAGCGTATgtagaccttacccctacctcaaAGGTAAAGAGGCCGTTTCTGATAGACCGTCATCTCAAGAAAAAAACAGTTCAAA includes:
- the LOC107015784 gene encoding transcription factor bHLH74; this encodes MGTKETGSFNCPSTGMNRADSMPNVDPFSGSGWDPLLSLNQKGGFKGSSVVGHNEFVNLPYQSSQFVHYPSDSNLAEMVPKIPAFGNESYSELVNTFPLQEQLRGANCYANYVKNRGISTEGECQISGEGPVEVSPNGKRKISENHSLSNANKNVEGELQKAPSRDSSDCSKEQDGGKRHKTDQNVSSNLRNKQAGKQVKDDSDGGEPPKDNYVHVRAKRGQATNSHSLAERVRRERISERMRLLQELVPGCNKITGKAVMLDEIINYVQSLQQQVEFLSMKLATVNPELNFDIDRILSKEMLHQQTSNAALLGLGPGLSSSLPFPGISHGSFAGIPATTPPFHPLPQNVWDNELQSLLQMGFDSTSSMNNMGPNGRSKLDL